atagaattaataatattgtataatgaaGTTTCTTGTATATGTGATACtacatacaaataaaaaagaagcaagATTAGCATCAAACTtgatatcattatattatcattgcaAGTATTTACCTAAGTGTCAGGTAAAATAATGCGAACAAGCGAAAGAACACGAGTGATTTACTAAACGTGCAAAAGAGCGACTGAATATGCGAAAAGCAAAAGAATGAGAACAAGGGAGTAAaaagtaatagaaaaattgtgaaagTAGGCTAGAAGAGAAAATCGCGCacgaaaatataatgtattgttacaatttaattgtttaatctcattttttctttatttcaacataaaaaatttatctattaattttgcaaagctattaaaagaaattcgccttagaaacgcttgctttttaGCATTTATCGTACGCTGTTGTCGGCTGATGTTTGGAAGCGTTGGTGAAAGCGAGACAAACGATATTTACTCGCTTATACCGAATCGATTGGCTGAGCGTAAGGACGCGTGACGCGATTCTCGCTTGTTGCGTGCCTCTCCTACCGCGATGTTGTTAGTGCGAGTGTCCTTCCCGCTCAGTTCTAACGACGCCATTGGGATGGAAAGTCGTAACGTGCGAAGAAGTAAGTAggaataaaacatatatatatatatataatatacatattaatttaatatcatgtataattaaatttttttgcaggtAAAACTGAGGGCCATTTCTCATCGCCCATGATATCGCCGGCACGTGGATCAGCACGTGCGTTGGAACCGGTCCACGTGCCGGCTCAGGCGCCCGTCCAGGCACCGGCGCCCGTCCAGGCACCGGCGCTCGTCCAGGCACCGGCGCTCGTCCAGGCACCGGCGCTCGTCCAGGCACCGGTTCAGGTGTCCGTCCAGGGACCCGTCCAGGCACCGGCTCAGGCGCCCGTCCAGGGACCCGTCCAGGCACCGGCTCAGGCGCCCGTCCAGGGACCCGTCCAGGCACCGGCTCAGGCGCCCGTCCAGGCACCGGCTCAGGCGCCCGTCCAAGCACCGGCTGAGGTCTTCTTTGAGACACCGGCTCAGGCGTTCGGCCGACAACCTCTTCAACCAATGGGAAGAAACGCATTAGAAAAAGTAAGttataagaaaacttttaatatcgTATGTGCGTGAGTGTATGTGCGTGCATGCATGCGTGCGAGTGAagtgtataaaaatgaatgcGAGCGAGAGAAcaagagagcgagcgagcgagcgagcgagagaacgAACGagagaacgagcgagcgaacgaacgagcgaacgaacgagagaacgagcgagcgaacgaacgAGAGAACGAGCGagagaacgagcgagcgaacgagcgagcgaacgaacgAGAGAACGAACGagagaacgagcgagcgaacgaacgagagaacgagcgagcgaacgaacgAGAGAACGAGCAAGCGAGCGAAAGAACGAgcgagagaacgagagagcgagcgagagagtgagagagcgagcgagagagagagagggggggagggagggagagtcATAGGCACGCATGCACAATTACTTAATGCagagctcggaattatttaaGCATTTTAGcagaattttgcaattgatgCCTCCTTTTCTCTCCTTATCGCACATACCGCAGTTGCTTGGGCCAGcaccgccgagcgttaggagcggtgCTGGCTGCGGCTGCGGCTGCGGCGTGCGCGGTAAGTAGAGAAAACAAGGCATCAACCGCAAGATTTAGctaaaatgatgaaataattccgagctctgatttaataaatatagaatctCTAATTGAGTTTATCTTCTGTTTACAGCGAATTAATAATCTGATACGTAAAAAATTACGCACGGTGCAGAAAAGAGGACAGGGTTTCAAACAGGAAGCACCACCAcaaccaccaccaccaccaccaccatcatCAGCAGCAGTGGCACCTTATTGGCATCCGTGCAGATATGCTCCATCAGCATATCCAGCATATCCAGCATATCCTCCACCGTGTCCGCCGCCGTGTCCGCCGCCGTGTCCGCCGCCGTGCCATCATCCATCGTACGGCTCTGCGTACAATCAGCCGTATAATGGATACGGTTCATCGTATTATTGGTAACCAAGTAACAAGTAaagatattacaatttttcgactcgaattgttcaaaataaatgacaaacaAGCTTCAGAGCCACAGCTAGTTAGACATGCtctattaattactttatatcacataacaattaattagacgtttcgaccattcggatgtggtcatcttcagtacaaTACTTAAAactatcttgtaaaacatattacaataatttaatcctATAACCGTTtcttttgaaacatttaaccGGTTATaggattaaattattgtaatatgttttacaagatagtTTTAAGTAttgtactgaagatgaccacatcGAAACgtctaattaattatgtgatataaagtaataaatagaGCATGTCTAACTAGCTGTGGCTCTGAAGCTTGtttgtcattatttattttaaataaaaagtaatttttatttctttgtttctttgaAATGTAATGTAGGTCTAATCTTTTTCATCGCATTAATTGTAGTTATTTTGGTTTTTTGGTTACTTTGGTTTATTTTTGCTGCGTTTGGTTTTATAAATCAGAGACATCCGTTTGCTcttagtaataaaaagtattttttatttctttgtttctttgaaatgtaatataggtctataatctttttaatcgCATAAATTGTGCTTATTTTGGTTTTTTGGTTTTTTGGTTTTTTGGTTTTTTGGTTTTTTGGTttgattatcaaatatttcttttttgcaccATGCGCAATTTTTGTCTTATAGTTTATTTGCTGCaaacaaaagatatattttacactatgtatacaaaataatgcGATTAAATAGAAGTTAGAcctataatttgtatttttatataataaatatgttttataaaattagattttataaaatttataatatatatttataaaatatatattttataaaatttcattcattatatgtattaacatttattttgttatgtataaaaaaattttttttttcaataatttttttacgaatgaataaaaaattattgtacatgtATTCCaatgtgtgtatgtacatctatgtatttgtatgtacatgtatgtacatctatgtatttgtatgtatattgcatttatatatattttgcattaaaatgcaaaaataaaaaaattttatatctaaaaaattgtgCATTCTTTTAATCCCATTTTCCTATAAGCTTCCTATTCATAAACcctaaattataattactatatttgTGTTTGGAGcacattcaaaattaattcaataataaaatttctgcatACTCATGTAGTGTCGAGAGAAAAATCATTGATTAGTTATATGCATATAGAgatatagtaaaatttaatatggtgcaaacaaagaaaaagtgtacattattatataatataaattatatatataaagtctatattcatacttttttataatattatttatacactttTCCTCCCACTGTATCTTAcacaatataacattttattatacctttatatacttatattaagAACTAATCAatgatttttctattgacattATACATAAGTGtacataaatagaattattaaatgaacTAGAAATGGTACagtgtaaaaaaatcaaaatatgtctacttttttaaattagtggttcaatattacattttactatACCtctataacattatttatgtatgcaatatatgtatatagaggtatagtaaaatgtaatattgaatCACTAATTTGAAAAGATAGACATATTTGGATTATGTTTTTCACTGCACATTCCAAATTCATTGAATAATTCTATTTCTGTACACTTATGTATaatgtcaatagaaaaatcatAGATTAGTtcttaatatatgtatatagaggtataataaaatgtaatattgtgtAAGATACAGTGGAAGGAaaagtgtataaataatattataacaaaagtaTCAATGTagactctatatatatataattaataatattcaataatgtacactttttcttctaatgTATCTTGCactatattacattttattatatctctatatacatttattaagaACTAATCTatgatttttctattgacattATACATAAGTCTAcagaaatagaattatttaatgaatttggAATGTGCAATGAAAAACATAATCCAAATATGtctatctttttaaattaatggtaaaatattacattttactatatctctatatacatatattgcatatataaatatatataatagaggtataataaaatgtaataatgtgTAAGATACAGTAGAAAGAAAAGTGTACAAATTGaacatataaatcatttttgtacGTAAAAGCAGAatcactatttttaaaatagatatattttgattGCTTTACACTGCACATTccaaattcattaaataattgtatttctgtacatttatgtataatgTTGTAACGGTGCGAGTTTATCTGACTCAAGTGACTAGCGCGGATAAGCTCGCCGGTGCCAGGATTCGGAGATACGGTTGGGGGAGACTCCAAATAACCAGTCAGTGATTGTCGAAGTAACTAAATATATTCTGTTctcaattatttacatatttacaaggAGGAAGTAAGCCATAGCTGCGCAACGTAAGAGCGTGAAAGCGTTGCTGGTGGTTGTAGCGAAAAGAGCAGCGGTGCTggtaataattaaagtataagCGGTGCTGATGATTACAACAGATACGAGTTAAGCGGCGCTAGTagttacaaaagaaaagagaagcggTGCTGCTACGAGCTAACAAATGAGCAGCGCTGGTAATAACTACAGAATAAGCGGTGCTGGTGATTACAACAGAAGCGAGTTAAGCGGCGCTAGTAGCTGGTAATAACTAAAGAATAAGCGGTGCTGGTGATTACAACAGAAGCGAGTTGAGCGGCGCTGATAGGAAGAATAATGATTTGGGCGCGGATGCCCGAGACTCAAAGTTTGCTGTCGCAGACGACGCGTAAAGGGAGGGTCGGAACGGTGCGGGGCGAAGATCGGGACCAGGTGGTAGGGCCGGGTCAGAGAGCGCCCTGAGTCCGGCTCGGAGTGTGCTGTGTGCACACAGCAGACGGTATTCGGAAGTGATGAATCAGAGTGCGCCTTGATTCCAATTCGGAGTGCTGGCTGCGAGCTCACAGCCAGCTAGGAAATGCCGggtcagagtgcgccctgagtCCAGCGAGGAACGTCTGCTGCGTGCTCACAGCAGACCGGGAATGGTCTCGATTGCTCGGAGTGACGGCCTTTTATACCACCGTGCCCCACTCGGTAGCCGGATTGGCGGCTCGATCTGCGTTGCGCGGTGCGGCGGCTCGGGTGCGGCATGGTGCGCGGCCCGGTGCGTAATGTGCCTAGTAACACGCACGAAGTGTGTACTTTGTGCGTGTTACaatgtcaatagaaaaatcatAGATTaggttttaatatatgtatatagaggtataataaaatgtaatattgtgtAAGATAGAGTTGAAGgaaaagtgtataaaaaattatcaatataaagaCTACACATAcaagtaatattattcaataatgtaCACTTTTCCTCCCACTGTGTCGtacacaaaattacattttactatACCTCTATATACATAAAACTAATCAATGATTTTTCTATTGATACAACACAAGTATGCAGAAATTTCATAATTCTATGAATTGGGAATGTACAGTCTAAAATACAGTGTGTaggtattgtaaaataaaatattacacacaaaaatgtgtaaaaaaaatttatttattaaaaaattattgcaaatttgcaatatttttctttcataaaacACAATTACACATACATAACAtataatacacatatacacaatTTAAAGAAGcacatacataaaaatacatatatatgttttacaattaaataatactaattttctacaaactaaaataaaattataaaacgaaATGTGTGCGTGTGAACATATAACCTAATATGTGTATAAATGCTGTCAACACTAAGAATTGTATGGCGCCTCTATGCCAAAATCCGGAAACTAATCTGCTGCTCTTTTTAACCTTATTATCGTCTATATTGCTCGCATCCTTTGCATAATCGTAATTCGCGacgcattttaaaattacatctcTGAACTCAATTTGAAAGGTTTCCTGTTAATCTTTGATATACTCTTTTTCGGCAAGCACACTCGTTTTGCATGTAcaaactgtataatttttataaaaaattaatatttatatgcatcGACAGCTTGTcggtaaaatttccaaatttttttctctttttcgtttTAAAACTAGTGCTTGCCGATGTATTAGAGTATGTACTTTAACCATATAagaggatttgtaattctattgaagcaataaaaaatgccgtgttaattacaaaattgaaactCGATCGGTAAGAAAGTGTAaattcagcatcctcttaaagaGATCGAGAACCTCGATCTCGAAATCTCTCCCCATAAGACTGAAGCTATGGCCTTCCCGGCCTCTGCAGTTGGGCATGGTTCCTATAAGTTAGTAATGAAAAATAGGGAGATTCCCATTGCCCCGTCTATGAAATAACTTGGTGTCTTTCTGGACGGGGAGTGGAggtttacttattattttaaaagattgttTCTGAAAGTAAACAAAACTGTTGGTTATTTAAGGGGAATCATGCCCAACTGTAGGGGTCctaataaaaagagaaaaaaactatatttgaATGTTGTTCTTTCCATGATTTTATATGGGGCCCCCATTTGGTCGGAATCATTTAGACAAAATCGAAGGGCTAAGACCTTAATAACAAAACTTATGAGAAGAATTACTCAGAGGGTCTGTTGTGCATACCGTACGATTTCTTTTGCTGCGGCATCAGTCCTGTCTGGAACCCTTCCAATAGAATTTCAAGTGCAGAAAATGACGTCCATATACTATAGTATTAAGGCAGCTAAAAATGAGGGTGAGGAGATTTCCCCCGGTTTCAGGGTGAAGTTATACCTTGATGCGAAAGATCAGGCCCTGTTGGATTGGAAGGCGTGCCTTCTGGAATTGCGCGACAACCAGCCTGGTTTTAGGATACGTAATGCATTGGTTAGTAGGTTAAGAGAGTGGTCCAACAGAAAACACGGTTGGATCACGTATCATATGACCCAGTTTCTTACGGGACATGggtgttttaataaatttctttacagaataaataaaGTGGAGTCTGCGTTGTGCGCCCACTGTTTGGTCGAGGTTGATACTGCCCAGCACACCTTCCAATTCTGTAGTGCCTGGTATTCTGAAAGATGCGGTTTGGTTCGGGTTATA
The window above is part of the Linepithema humile isolate Giens D197 chromosome 8, Lhum_UNIL_v1.0, whole genome shotgun sequence genome. Proteins encoded here:
- the LOC105680166 gene encoding skin secretory protein xP2-like codes for the protein MLLVRVSFPLSSNDAIGMESRNVRRSKTEGHFSSPMISPARGSARALEPVHVPAQAPVQAPAPVQAPALVQAPALVQAPALVQAPVQVSVQGPVQAPAQAPVQGPVQAPAQAPVQGPVQAPAQAPVQAPAQAPVQAPAEVFFETPAQAFGRQPLQPMGRNALEKRINNLIRKKLRTVQKRGQGFKQEAPPQPPPPPPPSSAAVAPYWHPCRYAPSAYPAYPAYPPPCPPPCPPPCPPPCHHPSYGSAYNQPYNGYGSSYYW
- the LOC105680168 gene encoding uncharacterized protein: MTSIYYSIKAAKNEGEEISPGFRVKLYLDAKDQALLDWKACLLELRDNQPGFRIRNALVSRLREWSNRKHGWITYHMTQFLTGHGCFNKFLYRINKVESALCAHCLVEVDTAQHTFQFCSAWYSERCGLVRVIRDELDLPSVILAILDSIINWKAFSTFCTKVLSRKKAAERERQAVDRSQVVGYLDSETSD